The Pseudomonas sp. G2-4 genome window below encodes:
- a CDS encoding HlyD family secretion protein, which translates to MKKFFSLLATLLVLALALWIGRTLWVHYMNTPWTRDGRVRADIINVAADVSGEVVEVPVRDNQRVNKGDLLMRIDPEHYRIAVKQARALVASRKATWEMRKVNAHRRADLDSLVISRENRDDASNIADSALADYQHAQAQLEAAELNLARTEVRAAVDGYVTNLNVHRGDYARIGEAKMAVVDMHSFWVYGYFEETKLPKVRIGDAAQLQLMSGEVLKGHVESVSRGIYDRDNPASRELIADVNPTFNWVRLAQRVPVRIHLDEVPDGVLLAAGMTCTVVLEPQTQR; encoded by the coding sequence ATGAAAAAGTTTTTCAGCCTGCTGGCGACGTTGTTGGTGCTGGCCTTGGCGCTGTGGATCGGCCGTACGCTGTGGGTGCATTACATGAATACCCCCTGGACCCGCGATGGCCGGGTGCGGGCCGACATCATCAACGTCGCCGCCGATGTCAGTGGCGAGGTGGTGGAAGTGCCGGTGCGTGACAACCAACGGGTGAACAAGGGCGACCTGCTGATGCGCATCGACCCGGAGCACTACCGCATTGCGGTCAAGCAGGCGCGCGCCCTGGTGGCGTCGCGCAAGGCCACCTGGGAAATGCGCAAGGTCAACGCCCATCGCCGCGCCGACCTGGACAGCCTGGTGATCTCCCGGGAAAACCGCGACGACGCCAGTAACATCGCCGACTCGGCCCTGGCCGATTACCAGCACGCCCAGGCGCAACTGGAGGCGGCCGAGCTGAACCTGGCGCGCACCGAAGTCCGCGCGGCGGTGGACGGCTACGTCACCAACCTCAACGTCCATCGCGGCGACTATGCGCGCATCGGCGAGGCGAAGATGGCCGTGGTGGACATGCATTCGTTCTGGGTCTACGGCTATTTCGAAGAGACCAAATTGCCCAAGGTGCGGATAGGCGATGCGGCGCAGTTGCAGTTGATGAGCGGTGAAGTGCTCAAGGGCCATGTGGAAAGCGTCTCCCGGGGCATCTACGACCGCGACAACCCGGCAAGCCGCGAACTGATCGCCGACGTCAACCCGACCTTCAACTGGGTACGCCTGGCCCAGCGGGTGCCGGTGCGGATTCATCTCGATGAAGTGCCCGATGGCGTGCTGTTGGCGGCGGGGATGACCTGTACGGTGGTGCTTGAACCACAAACCCAGCGCTGA
- a CDS encoding alginate O-acetyltransferase, which produces MTRSLRIFYIALFLLTLTVLGLWSVRSFFGFSTNPDATVLNGRWTKAVETHYDEEFPIKRLGTNIWAALDYKLFNEGRKGVVLGRDQWLYSDEEFNPIVNEELNLQGNYALVEGVRQKLKEQGITLVMAIVPAKARLYPEHLGEVKPSSIHTNLYQDFHARVAADKILAPDLLGPLQQAKQSGQQVFLRTDTHWTPEGAQVAAENLAKAIAEKTPLNGEPQRFVTETAEKITHKGDLRQFLPLDPLFENLMPAQEPLVKRNTREADDQPASDDALFADAQVPVALIGTSYSANPNWNFVGALKQALHSDVVNYAEDGHGPILPMLSYLKSDAFKNSPPQVLIWEFPERYLPVNNEIGDADPQWVAELKQAGARQQNVAANTQSETPDRAQN; this is translated from the coding sequence ATGACCCGCTCATTACGCATCTTCTACATCGCACTGTTCCTGCTGACCTTGACGGTCCTGGGCCTGTGGTCGGTGCGCAGCTTCTTCGGCTTCAGCACCAATCCCGATGCGACCGTGCTCAACGGTCGCTGGACCAAAGCCGTCGAGACGCACTACGACGAAGAGTTCCCGATCAAGCGCCTGGGCACCAACATCTGGGCCGCACTGGACTACAAGCTGTTCAATGAAGGCCGCAAAGGCGTGGTGCTGGGCCGCGACCAATGGCTGTACAGCGACGAAGAGTTCAACCCGATCGTCAACGAAGAGCTGAACCTGCAAGGCAACTACGCGCTGGTCGAAGGCGTGCGCCAGAAGCTCAAGGAACAAGGCATTACCCTGGTCATGGCGATCGTGCCAGCCAAGGCGCGCCTGTATCCAGAGCATCTGGGCGAAGTGAAGCCGTCCAGCATTCACACCAACCTGTACCAGGATTTCCACGCTCGCGTGGCGGCCGACAAGATCCTCGCCCCCGACCTGCTTGGCCCGCTGCAACAGGCCAAGCAGAGCGGCCAGCAAGTGTTCCTGCGCACCGACACCCACTGGACCCCGGAAGGCGCGCAAGTGGCCGCCGAGAACCTGGCCAAGGCCATTGCCGAGAAGACACCGCTCAACGGCGAACCGCAGCGCTTCGTCACGGAGACAGCGGAAAAAATCACCCACAAGGGCGACCTGCGGCAGTTCCTGCCCCTGGACCCACTGTTCGAAAACCTGATGCCCGCCCAGGAGCCCCTGGTCAAACGCAACACCCGCGAAGCCGACGATCAGCCGGCCAGCGACGACGCGCTGTTTGCCGACGCACAGGTGCCCGTGGCCCTGATCGGTACCAGCTACAGCGCCAACCCCAACTGGAACTTCGTCGGTGCACTCAAGCAAGCCCTGCACAGCGACGTCGTGAACTACGCCGAAGACGGCCATGGCCCGATTCTGCCGATGCTCAGCTACCTCAAGAGCGACGCCTTCAAGAACAGCCCGCCACAGGTGCTGATCTGGGAGTTTCCTGAACGTTATCTGCCTGTGAACAACGAAATCGGCGACGCCGACCCGCAGTGGGTCGCAGAGCTCAAGCAAGCCGGCGCCCGTCAACAGAACGTCGCCGCCAACACTCAATCCGAGACGCCCGACCGGGCGCAAAACTGA
- a CDS encoding MBOAT family protein, translating into MVFSSNVFLFLFLPIFLGLYYLSGQRYRNLLLLLASYVFYAWWRVDFLALFAGVTLWNYWIGLKVGAAGVRTKPAQRWLLLGVGVDLCILGYFKYANFGVDSLNAIITGFGLNPFILTHVLLPIGISFYIFESISYIIDVYRGDTPATHNLIDFAAFVAIFPHLIAGPVLRFRDLADQFNNRTHTLDKFSEGCTRFMQGFIKKVFIADTLAVVADHCFALQNPTTGDAWLGALAYTAQLYFDFSGYSDMAIGLGLMMGFRFMENFKQPYISQSITEFWRRWHISLSTWLRDYLYITLGGNRKGTLMTYRNLFLTMLLGGLWHGANITYVIWGAWHGIWLAIEKAVGINTSPRSINPIRWALTFLLVVMGWVIFRSENLHVAGRMYGAMFSFGDWSLSELTRANLTGLQIATLAVAYITLAFFGLRDLYTNRPPVKTKPEVNTEADGPATAQPGLIKAVPGDNPSTIHEPGYTVGVEAQVQPAYWTADWSRYAMRALVLLLFIASILKLSAQSFSPFLYFQF; encoded by the coding sequence ATGGTATTTTCATCCAACGTGTTCCTGTTTCTGTTCTTGCCGATCTTTCTCGGCTTGTACTACTTGAGCGGGCAACGCTATCGCAACTTGCTGTTGCTGCTGGCCAGCTATGTGTTCTATGCCTGGTGGCGAGTGGATTTCCTGGCGCTGTTCGCCGGCGTGACCCTGTGGAACTACTGGATCGGCCTGAAAGTCGGCGCCGCCGGCGTGCGCACCAAACCGGCCCAGCGCTGGTTGTTGCTTGGCGTGGGCGTTGACCTGTGCATCCTGGGTTACTTCAAGTACGCCAACTTCGGCGTGGACAGCCTCAACGCGATCATCACCGGCTTCGGTCTGAATCCGTTCATCCTGACCCACGTGCTGTTGCCGATCGGGATCTCGTTCTACATCTTCGAGTCCATCAGCTACATCATCGACGTCTATCGCGGTGACACCCCGGCGACCCACAACCTGATCGACTTCGCAGCGTTCGTGGCAATCTTTCCGCACTTGATCGCCGGCCCCGTGTTGCGTTTCCGCGACCTGGCCGATCAGTTCAACAACCGCACCCACACGCTGGACAAGTTCTCTGAAGGCTGCACGCGATTCATGCAGGGTTTCATCAAGAAAGTGTTCATCGCCGACACCCTCGCGGTGGTGGCCGACCACTGCTTTGCCTTGCAGAACCCGACCACGGGCGATGCCTGGCTCGGCGCCCTGGCCTACACCGCACAGCTGTACTTCGACTTCTCCGGCTACAGCGACATGGCCATCGGCCTGGGCCTGATGATGGGTTTCCGTTTCATGGAAAACTTCAAGCAGCCCTACATCAGCCAGTCGATCACCGAGTTCTGGCGGCGCTGGCACATCAGCCTGTCCACCTGGCTGCGCGATTACCTCTACATCACCCTGGGCGGTAACCGCAAAGGCACGCTGATGACCTATCGCAACCTGTTCCTGACCATGCTGCTCGGTGGTCTGTGGCACGGCGCGAACATCACCTACGTGATCTGGGGCGCCTGGCACGGTATCTGGCTGGCCATCGAAAAGGCGGTGGGCATCAACACCTCGCCACGCAGCATCAATCCGATCCGCTGGGCGCTGACCTTCCTGCTGGTGGTCATGGGCTGGGTGATTTTCCGCTCCGAAAACCTGCACGTGGCCGGTCGCATGTACGGCGCCATGTTCAGCTTCGGCGACTGGTCGCTGTCGGAACTGACCCGCGCCAACCTGACCGGCCTGCAAATCGCCACGCTGGCGGTGGCCTACATCACTCTCGCCTTCTTCGGCCTGCGGGACCTCTACACCAACCGTCCGCCGGTCAAGACCAAGCCTGAAGTGAACACCGAGGCCGATGGCCCGGCCACCGCACAACCGGGCCTGATCAAAGCCGTCCCAGGCGACAACCCGTCGACTATTCATGAACCGGGCTACACCGTGGGTGTCGAAGCCCAGGTGCAACCGGCCTACTGGACCGCGGACTGGTCACGCTACGCGATGCGCGCCCTGGTACTGCTGCTGTTCATCGCCTCGATTCTCAAACTCTCGGCGCAAAGCTTCTCGCCGTTCCTTTACTTCCAGTTCTGA
- a CDS encoding mannuronate-specific alginate lyase, whose amino-acid sequence MRTRTLKTLLAPSLLTLAMFAGATQAAAPLRPPQGYFAPIEKVKAGDPAQGCDATPTPYTGSLQFRSKYEGSDKARATLNMQSEKAFRDSTADITKIERGVSKQVMQFMRDGRPEQLECTLNWLTAWAKADALMSKDFNHTGKSMRKWALGSMASAYVRLKFSESQPLANHREQAQLIESWFSKMADQVVSDWDNLPLDKTNNHSYWAAWSVMATSVATNRRDLFDWAVKEYKVGVNQVDAEGYLPNELKRKQRALSYHNYALPPLAMIASFAQVNGVDLRQENNGALKRLGDRVLAGVKDPDIFEEKNGDEQDMKDLKVDSKFAWLEPFCSLYTCSEDVLERKHEMQPFKTFRLGGDLTKVYDPSREKGEKGS is encoded by the coding sequence ATGCGCACCCGAACGTTGAAAACGCTGCTGGCACCGTCGCTGCTGACCCTGGCGATGTTCGCCGGGGCCACGCAGGCAGCAGCGCCGCTGCGCCCGCCACAGGGTTACTTTGCACCGATCGAAAAGGTCAAGGCGGGCGATCCTGCCCAAGGCTGCGATGCAACACCGACGCCCTACACCGGTTCCCTGCAGTTTCGCAGCAAGTACGAAGGCTCCGACAAGGCCCGTGCAACCCTGAACATGCAATCGGAAAAAGCCTTTCGTGACAGCACCGCCGACATCACCAAGATCGAGCGCGGCGTCAGCAAGCAAGTGATGCAATTCATGCGTGACGGTCGCCCCGAGCAACTGGAATGCACCCTGAACTGGCTGACCGCATGGGCCAAGGCCGACGCGTTGATGTCCAAGGACTTCAACCACACCGGCAAGTCCATGCGCAAATGGGCCTTGGGCAGCATGGCTTCGGCGTATGTGCGCCTGAAGTTTTCCGAATCCCAGCCGCTGGCCAACCACCGGGAACAGGCGCAACTGATCGAAAGCTGGTTCAGCAAGATGGCCGATCAGGTGGTCAGCGATTGGGACAACCTGCCGTTGGACAAGACCAACAACCATTCCTACTGGGCCGCCTGGTCGGTGATGGCCACCTCCGTGGCAACCAACCGCCGCGACCTGTTTGACTGGGCCGTCAAGGAATACAAGGTCGGCGTCAATCAGGTCGACGCCGAGGGCTACCTGCCCAACGAACTCAAGCGCAAGCAACGGGCACTGTCCTATCACAACTATGCCCTGCCGCCACTGGCGATGATCGCCAGTTTTGCCCAGGTCAACGGTGTGGACCTGCGCCAGGAAAACAACGGCGCCCTCAAGCGACTGGGTGACCGGGTGCTGGCCGGGGTCAAAGACCCGGACATCTTCGAAGAGAAGAACGGCGACGAACAGGACATGAAGGATCTGAAGGTCGATTCGAAATTCGCCTGGCTCGAACCGTTCTGCAGCCTCTACACCTGCTCCGAGGATGTGCTGGAACGCAAGCATGAAATGCAACCGTTCAAGACGTTCCGCCTCGGTGGCGATTTGACCAAGGTGTACGACCCTTCGCGGGAAAAAGGTGAAAAAGGAAGCTGA
- a CDS encoding DUF1656 domain-containing protein, which translates to MPREIAFHGVYMPTMTLMFFIAAGLAWALDRFLSGLDLYRFFWHPALLRLSLFTCLFGALALTVYR; encoded by the coding sequence ATGCCCCGTGAGATCGCCTTCCATGGCGTGTACATGCCCACCATGACCCTGATGTTTTTCATCGCCGCTGGCTTGGCCTGGGCGCTGGACCGTTTCCTGTCGGGGTTGGACCTGTACCGCTTTTTCTGGCACCCGGCGCTGCTGCGCCTGAGTCTGTTTACCTGCCTGTTCGGCGCGCTGGCGCTGACGGTCTACCGTTGA
- a CDS encoding SDR family oxidoreductase, with amino-acid sequence MPVALITGCSSGIGRALADAFKVAGYEVWASARKAEDVAVLSAAGFIAVQLDVNDGQALDQLSERINQQHGGLDVLINNAGYGAMGPLLDGGVPAMQRQFETNVFAVVGVTRALFPVLRRAKGLVVNIGSVSGVLVTPFAGAYCASKAAVHALSDALRMELAPFGIRVMEVQPGAIASSFAKNAGHEAEQLINEQSPWWPLREGIRARAKASQDKPTPASEFAAGLLKAAQQPKPPRLLRLGNGSRALPLMAGLLPKGLLEKGLRKRFGLGGLL; translated from the coding sequence ATGCCCGTTGCGTTGATTACCGGATGTTCCAGCGGCATTGGCCGCGCCCTCGCCGACGCCTTCAAGGTGGCCGGGTATGAGGTCTGGGCCAGCGCACGCAAAGCCGAGGACGTGGCGGTACTCAGCGCTGCCGGGTTCATCGCCGTGCAACTGGACGTGAACGACGGCCAGGCCCTGGATCAGTTGAGTGAGCGGATCAACCAGCAGCACGGTGGCCTCGATGTGCTGATCAACAATGCCGGTTACGGCGCCATGGGGCCGCTGCTGGACGGCGGTGTACCGGCCATGCAGCGTCAATTCGAAACCAACGTGTTCGCGGTCGTCGGGGTGACCCGTGCACTGTTCCCGGTGCTGCGTCGGGCCAAGGGCCTGGTGGTGAACATCGGCAGCGTTTCCGGGGTATTGGTCACACCGTTCGCCGGCGCCTATTGCGCCTCGAAGGCGGCGGTGCATGCCCTGAGCGATGCGCTGCGCATGGAACTGGCGCCGTTCGGTATCCGCGTGATGGAAGTCCAGCCTGGCGCCATTGCTTCAAGTTTCGCCAAGAATGCCGGCCATGAAGCCGAACAGTTGATCAACGAGCAATCGCCCTGGTGGCCCCTGCGCGAGGGCATCCGTGCCCGGGCCAAGGCGTCCCAGGACAAACCGACCCCGGCCAGCGAGTTCGCCGCCGGGCTGCTCAAGGCCGCGCAACAACCCAAACCACCCCGCCTGCTGCGCCTGGGCAATGGCAGCCGGGCGTTGCCGTTGATGGCCGGGTTGCTGCCCAAGGGGTTGCTGGAGAAGGGGTTGAGGAAGCGGTTTGGGTTGGGTGGGCTGCTGTAA
- a CDS encoding FUSC family protein has product MTSLLAPVRWLYRLEWRRGLFDWARSDGVTWVYIFKVLFAAFLTLWLAMRLELPQPRTAMITVFIVMQPQSGQVFAKSFYRFLGTLAGSTVMVALIALFAQSTELFLGCLAIWVGLCSAGAARYRNFRAYGFVLAGYTAAMIGLPALAHPEGAFMAAVWRVLEISLGIVCATLVSAAILPQTASAAMRNALYQRFGVFALFVTDGLRERSQREAFEARNVGFIAEAVGLESLRSVTVFEDPHMRRRNGRLSRLNSEFMGITTRFNALHQLLERLRSSADDHVVCAIKPGLQTLAELLDGFSARALTDADAARLAAVLADYKAELPAQVRRLRALFQETAPSDRAQLDFHTAYELLYRFVDDLHGYALTHASLADHRHERERWDEPFVPKTNGLAAAASGFRAAFILLVLGSYWVATAWPSGSTMTMIAAATVGLSAATPNPKRMAFQMACGTLFGAVIGFIEMFFIFPLIDGFPLLCVMLAPVIMLGSFLSSRPQYAGVGLGLLIFFSTGSVPDNLTVYNPYAFINDYLAMILGMLVCAAAGAIILPPNSRWLWRRLEQDLREQVVFAISDKLKGLASRFESGTRDLLHQAYGLAAGQPRVQRDLLRWMFVVLEVGHAIIELRKEQAILPVHPAYAESQPWRQAIRVMGRALVRLFRQPGQNNLERALVAVDHAISRVQASDEPFAPHFDTSALRRVKSYLHFIRTSLLDPQSPLAGYAMPHATPLSLEPEHAP; this is encoded by the coding sequence ATGACGTCTTTACTCGCCCCCGTACGCTGGCTGTACCGCCTCGAATGGCGCCGTGGCCTCTTCGACTGGGCCCGCAGCGACGGAGTGACCTGGGTCTACATCTTCAAGGTCCTGTTTGCCGCGTTCTTGACGCTATGGCTGGCGATGCGCCTGGAGCTGCCGCAGCCGCGCACGGCCATGATCACTGTGTTCATCGTCATGCAGCCCCAGAGCGGCCAAGTGTTCGCCAAGAGCTTCTATCGTTTTCTCGGCACCTTGGCCGGCTCGACGGTGATGGTGGCGCTGATCGCCTTGTTTGCCCAGAGCACCGAACTGTTTCTCGGCTGCCTGGCGATCTGGGTCGGCCTCTGTTCGGCCGGTGCGGCGCGTTATCGTAACTTCCGGGCTTATGGCTTCGTACTGGCGGGCTACACCGCGGCGATGATCGGTCTGCCGGCCCTGGCCCATCCGGAAGGGGCATTCATGGCGGCGGTCTGGCGGGTGCTGGAAATTTCCTTGGGGATTGTCTGCGCCACTCTGGTCAGCGCCGCGATCCTGCCGCAAACCGCCAGCGCCGCGATGCGCAACGCCTTGTACCAGCGCTTTGGGGTGTTTGCCCTGTTCGTCACCGATGGCTTGCGCGAGCGCAGCCAACGAGAGGCGTTCGAGGCGCGCAATGTGGGCTTCATTGCCGAAGCAGTGGGCCTGGAAAGCCTGCGCAGCGTGACCGTGTTCGAAGACCCGCACATGCGTCGGCGCAACGGCCGGCTGAGTCGCTTGAACAGCGAGTTCATGGGCATCACCACCCGTTTCAATGCCTTGCATCAGTTGCTGGAGCGCTTGCGCAGCAGTGCGGACGATCACGTGGTGTGCGCCATCAAACCCGGTTTGCAAACGTTGGCTGAATTGCTCGACGGTTTCAGTGCACGGGCCCTGACCGACGCCGATGCGGCGCGTCTGGCGGCGGTGCTGGCCGATTACAAGGCTGAGTTGCCGGCCCAGGTCCGGCGACTGCGGGCGTTGTTCCAGGAAACGGCGCCCAGTGATAGGGCGCAACTGGACTTCCACACGGCCTACGAATTGCTTTATCGCTTTGTCGACGATTTACACGGCTACGCCTTGACTCACGCATCCCTGGCCGACCATCGGCACGAACGCGAACGCTGGGATGAACCGTTCGTGCCAAAAACCAACGGGTTGGCGGCGGCCGCTTCAGGTTTTCGTGCCGCCTTCATCCTGTTGGTACTGGGCAGCTATTGGGTCGCCACGGCCTGGCCGAGCGGTTCGACCATGACCATGATCGCCGCGGCCACGGTGGGCTTGTCAGCCGCGACGCCGAACCCCAAGCGCATGGCATTCCAGATGGCCTGCGGCACGCTGTTCGGCGCGGTGATCGGCTTCATCGAGATGTTTTTCATCTTCCCTCTGATCGACGGCTTCCCCCTGCTTTGCGTGATGTTGGCACCGGTGATCATGCTCGGATCATTCCTCAGCTCCCGGCCGCAATACGCCGGGGTCGGGCTGGGGCTGCTGATCTTTTTCAGCACCGGCTCGGTGCCGGACAACCTGACGGTCTACAACCCCTACGCCTTCATCAACGATTACCTCGCGATGATCCTCGGCATGCTGGTGTGCGCCGCCGCCGGGGCGATCATCCTGCCGCCCAATAGCCGCTGGTTGTGGCGCCGGCTTGAACAGGATTTGCGCGAACAAGTGGTGTTTGCCATCAGCGACAAGCTCAAGGGCCTGGCATCGCGCTTTGAAAGTGGTACCCGCGACTTGCTGCACCAAGCCTACGGGCTGGCGGCGGGGCAGCCCCGGGTGCAACGGGATCTGCTGCGTTGGATGTTCGTGGTGCTGGAAGTCGGGCACGCGATCATCGAGTTGCGCAAGGAACAGGCGATCTTGCCGGTGCATCCTGCCTATGCCGAAAGCCAGCCGTGGCGCCAGGCGATCCGCGTGATGGGGCGGGCGCTGGTGCGCCTGTTCCGCCAGCCGGGGCAGAACAATCTGGAACGTGCCTTGGTGGCGGTGGACCACGCCATCAGTCGCGTACAGGCCAGCGACGAACCCTTCGCGCCGCATTTCGACACCTCGGCCCTGCGCCGGGTGAAAAGCTATCTGCATTTCATTCGTACATCGCTGCTCGACCCGCAATCGCCCTTGGCCGGCTATGCCATGCCGCATGCCACACCGTTGTCCCTGGAACCTGAACATGCCCCGTGA
- a CDS encoding mannose-1-phosphate guanylyltransferase/mannose-6-phosphate isomerase → MIPVILSGGSGSRLWPLSRKQFPKQFLALTGEHTLFQQTIERLVFEGMDTPIVVCNKDHRFIVNEQLSNRKLEAQRILMEPFGRNTAPAVALTAMMLVNEGRDELMLVLPADHVIEDQKALQRALALATVAAERGEMVLFGVPATKPETGYGYIKSTNDALLPEGVSRVSHFVEKPDVKRATEFVNAGGYFWNSGMFLFRASRFLEELKKHDPDIYDTCLLTLERSEQTADTITLDEATFACCPDNSIDYAVMEKTQRACVVPLSAGWSDVGCWASLWEVNEKDTHGNVTKGDVVLQDSRNCMIHGNGKLVSVIGLDNIVVVETKDAMMIAHKDKVQGVKQMVNTLNAQGRTETQNHCEVYRPWGSYDSVDMGGRFQVKHISVKPGACLSLQMHHHRAEHWIVVSGTAEVTCDENVFLLCENQSTYIPIASVHRLRNPGKIPLEIIEVQSGSYLGEDDIERFEDIYGRSTPIERGVSVKTIAQ, encoded by the coding sequence ATGATTCCGGTGATCTTGTCAGGTGGTAGCGGCTCACGTCTTTGGCCGCTTTCGCGCAAGCAATTCCCTAAACAGTTCCTGGCTCTGACCGGCGAACACACCCTGTTCCAGCAGACCATCGAGCGCCTGGTGTTCGAAGGCATGGACACGCCGATCGTGGTCTGCAACAAAGACCACCGTTTCATCGTCAACGAACAGTTGAGCAACCGCAAACTGGAAGCCCAGCGCATCCTGATGGAACCGTTCGGGCGCAACACCGCACCGGCCGTGGCGCTGACCGCGATGATGCTGGTCAATGAAGGTCGCGACGAGCTGATGCTGGTGCTGCCGGCCGACCACGTGATCGAAGACCAGAAAGCCCTGCAACGCGCCCTGGCCCTGGCCACCGTGGCCGCCGAGCGTGGCGAAATGGTGCTGTTCGGTGTGCCGGCCACCAAGCCGGAAACCGGCTATGGCTACATCAAGTCGACCAACGATGCGCTGCTGCCTGAAGGCGTGAGCCGTGTCTCGCACTTCGTCGAAAAACCCGACGTCAAGCGCGCCACCGAGTTCGTTAACGCCGGCGGTTATTTCTGGAACAGCGGCATGTTCCTGTTCCGCGCCAGCCGTTTCCTCGAAGAGCTGAAAAAGCACGATCCGGACATCTACGACACTTGCCTGCTGACCCTGGAGCGCAGTGAACAGACGGCTGACACCATCACCCTCGATGAAGCCACCTTCGCCTGCTGCCCGGACAACTCCATCGACTACGCGGTGATGGAAAAGACCCAGCGCGCCTGCGTGGTACCGCTGTCGGCGGGCTGGAGCGATGTCGGTTGCTGGGCGTCGCTGTGGGAAGTCAACGAAAAAGACACCCACGGCAACGTCACCAAAGGCGACGTGGTGCTCCAGGACAGCCGCAACTGCATGATCCATGGCAACGGCAAACTGGTGTCGGTGATCGGCCTGGACAACATCGTGGTGGTCGAAACCAAGGACGCCATGATGATCGCCCACAAGGACAAGGTCCAAGGCGTCAAGCAGATGGTCAACACTCTCAATGCACAGGGCCGTACCGAAACCCAGAACCATTGCGAGGTCTATCGTCCGTGGGGTTCCTATGACTCGGTGGACATGGGCGGCCGCTTCCAGGTCAAGCACATCTCGGTCAAGCCGGGCGCGTGCCTGTCCCTGCAGATGCACCACCACCGCGCCGAACACTGGATCGTGGTCAGCGGCACCGCTGAAGTGACCTGCGATGAAAACGTGTTCCTGCTCTGCGAAAACCAGTCGACCTATATCCCGATCGCATCGGTTCACCGTCTGCGCAACCCGGGCAAGATCCCGCTGGAAATCATCGAAGTGCAGTCCGGCAGCTACCTGGGCGAAGATGACATCGAACGCTTCGAAGACATCTACGGTCGCTCCACCCCGATCGAACGCGGCGTGTCGGTGAAAACCATCGCGCAGTAA
- a CDS encoding alginate O-acetyltransferase AlgF — protein MTFNTTPRRLAARSLKAVALVASMSALSLSAFAGDSALYGPVAPKGSSFVRIYNASNAEVSATVGSTNLSEVAPLASSDFSFMPGGDYSAKVGSQTVPVKLAPDHYYTLVNNASGQPQLIEEPPFKNKQKSLVRVQNLTDKALTLKTADGKTEVVPNVAAKGRGEREINPVKVTLALFEGDKKVGDLKPVALERGEAAVLYVTGSGSSLSPVWVKRPTSTR, from the coding sequence ATGACTTTCAACACTACTCCTCGCCGTCTCGCAGCTCGCTCCCTCAAAGCCGTTGCCCTCGTCGCCAGCATGAGCGCCCTTTCCCTGTCTGCCTTTGCAGGTGATTCGGCCCTGTACGGCCCAGTCGCGCCAAAGGGCTCGAGCTTCGTACGGATCTACAACGCCAGCAACGCCGAAGTCAGCGCTACCGTCGGCAGCACCAACCTCAGCGAAGTGGCCCCCTTGGCCAGCAGTGACTTCAGCTTCATGCCCGGCGGCGACTACAGCGCCAAGGTCGGCAGCCAGACCGTTCCGGTTAAACTGGCCCCCGATCACTATTACACCCTGGTCAACAACGCCAGCGGCCAGCCTCAACTGATCGAAGAGCCGCCGTTCAAGAACAAGCAGAAATCCCTGGTTCGCGTGCAGAACCTCACCGACAAGGCACTGACCCTCAAGACCGCCGATGGCAAGACCGAAGTGGTGCCGAACGTGGCCGCCAAAGGCCGTGGCGAACGTGAAATCAACCCGGTGAAAGTGACCCTGGCGCTGTTCGAGGGCGACAAGAAAGTCGGCGACCTCAAGCCCGTGGCCCTGGAGCGCGGCGAAGCCGCCGTGCTGTACGTCACCGGTTCAGGCAGCAGCCTGTCGCCAGTGTGGGTGAAGCGCCCGACGTCGACCCGCTGA
- a CDS encoding multidrug transporter: protein MLIGVLLVITWLILLLRYPAKALPVSLAAFVGLGLVAAWVLWQENRDTRQLARLELRIAYAPEHCPADRPLSLTLNNGNDVPLTELHWRIAAYAPGDTINLADTPYTAPRYRGPGELQAGASWQDCLPLPTLRPGYRPQTLEFRAERLQGSFSN from the coding sequence ATGCTCATCGGCGTCTTGCTGGTCATCACCTGGCTCATCCTGTTGTTGCGCTACCCGGCCAAGGCCTTGCCGGTGTCCCTGGCCGCGTTCGTCGGGCTGGGACTGGTGGCCGCCTGGGTGCTCTGGCAGGAAAACCGCGACACCCGGCAATTGGCGCGCCTGGAGCTGCGCATCGCCTACGCCCCCGAACACTGCCCCGCCGACCGACCACTGTCGCTGACCCTGAACAACGGCAACGACGTACCGCTGACCGAACTGCATTGGCGCATCGCCGCCTATGCGCCGGGCGATACCATCAACCTGGCCGACACCCCCTACACCGCGCCCCGCTACCGTGGCCCGGGTGAACTGCAAGCCGGCGCCAGCTGGCAGGACTGTCTGCCCCTGCCCACCCTGCGTCCCGGCTATCGCCCGCAAACCCTGGAGTTTCGCGCCGAGCGATTGCAAGGTAGTTTCTCCAACTGA